AGCAATCAGCTTTTCTGTTGGTATTGTTGGCTGGCTCATAGCATCGCGTTTCAATTACACTGCCTGGCGCAGCTGGGCTCCCTGGATGCTACTCGCTTCCGGTTTACTCATGCTTTTGGTCTTTGTGCCAGGTATATCGGGATCCTCACGAGGTGCTAGTCGCTGGATTCGACTCGGTCCAGCCAGCTTTCAGCCAGCTGAGTTCTTAAAACTATCGCTCATCCTATACGTCGCATCGTGGGCCGACACCCACCGAGAACAGTTACGAACCATCAGACAAGGGCTTGTGCCGATTATGGCATTATTTGCTGTCGCTACGGTACTGACAATAGTCATGCAACGAGACATGGGGACGGGTATTGTACTTATATCGGCAGGGCTCGCTGTATACTTCATGTCAGAAGTGCCGATCTGGATATTTAGCGCCCTCGTGAGCAGCGTTATTGCTGGAGCATTACTGATGGTAGTTATCTTCCCATACCGATTAGCTCGAGTGGCTACATTCTTTAACCATAAAGATGACCTGACTGGCGCTGACTACCACATCAATCAAGCCTTGATCACACTTGGGAGCGGGGGATTACTTGGCCGCGGTCTAGGCAATAGCCTACAGTCATATGGATACCTCCCAGAATCGACTAATGACTCTATTTTCGCCATCATAGGCGAGCAATTCGGATTATGGGGGACCCTATCGGTCGTGGTGCTATTCACGCTTTTACTTTGGCGCTGTACTCGTATCGTCTTACGAGCACCTGATCACTTCGCACGTATGGTGGCGGCCGGCATTACCACTTGGATCACGATACAGGCATTCATCAATATTGCGGCCATGCTCAATATCATCCCCCTGACAGGCATCCCATTACCGTTTATCAGCTTTGGAGGTACCAGCCTGCTAGCCAGCATGATCGCGGTCGGAATCATGCAAAATATTTCACGACACACCGAAAGGGAGGCTGCCGATGCGAATCGTACTCTCAGGCGGCGGAACCGGCGGACACGCTACGCCGCTCCTAGCCTTGAGCACAGCGCTCAAGCATCTGAATAAATCACCACACCTAGAACTGCACTATATCGGCTCGGGCTCCAGTCTCGAGCAAACGATAGCCGATCAGGCTCATATGACGTACCATAGTATCCTCAGCGGTAAGTACCGCCGCTATGGACGAGGGGTACGAGAGCTATTTGACGTGCGAACGATCCACAAGAACATGCAAGATAGCACTCGTTTCTTACGTGGCGTGCAGCAAGCCAAAGTCATCCTCCGTCAAATTCAACCCGATGTCGTGTTTGTAAATGGTGGCTACGTCGGCCTACCGGTTGGA
This portion of the bacterium genome encodes:
- the ftsW gene encoding putative lipid II flippase FtsW, producing the protein MLSDFRLRQSHRPDYFLGLLVILLVAIGMIVIYSTGAIVNFNISGGTSDRNSFFTNQAISFSVGIVGWLIASRFNYTAWRSWAPWMLLASGLLMLLVFVPGISGSSRGASRWIRLGPASFQPAEFLKLSLILYVASWADTHREQLRTIRQGLVPIMALFAVATVLTIVMQRDMGTGIVLISAGLAVYFMSEVPIWIFSALVSSVIAGALLMVVIFPYRLARVATFFNHKDDLTGADYHINQALITLGSGGLLGRGLGNSLQSYGYLPESTNDSIFAIIGEQFGLWGTLSVVVLFTLLLWRCTRIVLRAPDHFARMVAAGITTWITIQAFINIAAMLNIIPLTGIPLPFISFGGTSLLASMIAVGIMQNISRHTEREAADANRTLRRRNRRTRYAAPSLEHSAQASE